The Paenibacillus sp. FSL W8-0426 region ACCTCGCACGCCACGCGCGCATTGGGGTCATTCGCCAGGAATGCGTCCAATACGGCGTCAGAGATCTGGTCACAGATTTTATCCGGATGTCCTTCGGTCACAGACTCCGATGTGAATAAATGCCGGCCTTTCACAGACATTGAAGCTCAACCTCCCATAACTTGTAGTATGGCTATTGCCCGAATAAAACATTTACGGTAATTTCGTTAGTTGTACGCGCATTCTGGTTTTCACGAGAAACCAAAGAATGACCTACGTTGGCGAAAATGAAATTGTTCAGGTAATTGCCTCGAGATTCCAATAAAAAATCAACCTTTTCCGCTCGGGAAAAGGTTGCATACCTCAAATGCCATCTTATCGCATTTGTCAAACGGTGTCAATTATAGCAGTAGGGAATAAAACCTTGGAAAATGCCTATAAAGACTGCTCTGCCTGACGGATGAGCCGCTTGGTGATCTCCCCGCCAACCGATCCGTTTTCACGCGAGGTGAGATGCCCCCACCCTTTGTATTGACCGTAAGAATGATTGCCGATTTCCCCCAGCTCGGAACCGAATTCCGTATCTG contains the following coding sequences:
- a CDS encoding alpha/beta-type small acid-soluble spore protein; protein product: MARSNRKVVPESRQMLDQMKYEIAAEFGLNVGYGSRGSAGADTEFGSELGEIGNHSYGQYKGWGHLTSRENGSVGGEITKRLIRQAEQSL